The following proteins are co-located in the Streptomyces sp. NBC_00435 genome:
- the cydD gene encoding thiol reductant ABC exporter subunit CydD — MKPIDPRLLRYARSTRLFLGAVVALGLAGAGLVVGQAMLIAEIVVGAFEDGLDGGALRSPLLLLAAVALGRGLVAWLTELAAHRASAAVKSELRGRLLERAADLGPGWLSGQRTGSLVALATRGVDALDDYFSRYLPQLGLAVVVPVAVLARIVTEDWVSAAIIVVTLPLIPLFMILIGMATQSRMDRQWRLLSRLSGHFLDVVAGLPTLKVFGRAKAQAESIRKITDDYRQATMRTLRIAFLSSFALELLATLSVALVAVTIGMRLVHGDLDLYTGLVILVLAPEAYLPLRQVGAQYHAAAEGLAAAEEIFEVLETPVPASGGTAAVSPSGLRIELDGVAVRYGGRGEDSPGPVSLTVGAGECVALTGPSGAGKSTLLQVLLGFVTPSAGRVRIDGVDLAALSPEQWRERIAWVPQRPHLFAGTIAENVRLARPGAADEEVTAALRDAGAWEFVRDLPRGTDTLLGEGGVGLSAGQRQRLALARAFLADRPVLLLDEPTAALDGETEAAVVEAVRRLAVGRTVLLVVHRPALLAVADRVVRVGAGPVGLAPTAPLPANGSGARAAAGSRDPGEWILGGAAERARGTGGADTGGGDPLRRVRRVARAWQGRFRLGLLLGALAVGCSVGLMAVSGWLISRASEQPPVLYLMVAVTATRAFGMGRAVFRYAERLVSHDAVLRMLADLRVSVFQRLERIAPAGLRAHRRGDLLTRLVADSDALQDYWLRWLLPVGTALLVGTGSVAFMAWLLPGAGAVLAVGLLAAGVGVPLLSAVCARRTERRLAPARGELATRVADLLTGTAELTVAGALGGRKAAAKESDRTLTGIAARAAAVTGLGSGLSALVCGLTVVCAAAVGADAVAGSRLSGVAMAVVVLTPLAAFEAVSGLPQAVQYRQRVRRSAERVYEVIDAPVPVTEPERPGALPASPFPLRLAGLAARHPGQEDDALSGFDLTLEAGRRIAVVGHSGAGKTTLAQVLLRFLDQHEGSYTLGGTDARTLHGDDVRRVVGLCAQDAHIFDSSVRENLRLARPGASEARLRDALAAARLLEWAEGLPDGLDTLVGEHGERISGGQRQRLALARALLADFPVLVLDEPAEHLDLATADALTADLLAATEGRATVLITHRLAGLEAVDEVLVLDRGTVVQRGAYAELAAAPGPLRRLLEREREADGTVAGFAGSTFLTKGD; from the coding sequence GTGAAACCGATCGACCCGCGCCTGCTTCGGTACGCCCGTTCCACCCGTCTCTTCCTGGGGGCGGTGGTGGCCCTCGGGCTCGCCGGAGCGGGGTTGGTCGTCGGCCAGGCGATGCTCATCGCCGAGATCGTCGTCGGGGCCTTCGAGGACGGACTGGACGGCGGGGCCCTGCGGAGCCCCCTGCTGCTGCTCGCCGCGGTGGCGCTGGGCCGGGGCCTGGTCGCGTGGCTGACGGAGCTGGCCGCGCACCGGGCCAGCGCGGCGGTCAAGTCCGAACTGCGGGGCCGGCTCCTGGAACGGGCCGCGGACCTCGGACCGGGCTGGCTGAGCGGTCAGCGGACGGGATCCCTGGTGGCCCTGGCCACACGGGGAGTGGACGCGCTCGACGACTACTTCTCGCGCTACCTGCCCCAGCTGGGGCTGGCAGTCGTCGTCCCCGTGGCGGTACTCGCCCGGATCGTCACCGAGGACTGGGTATCGGCGGCCATCATCGTGGTCACCCTCCCGCTGATCCCGCTGTTCATGATTCTGATCGGCATGGCCACCCAGTCCAGGATGGACCGCCAGTGGCGGCTGCTCTCCCGGCTGTCGGGGCACTTCCTGGACGTGGTGGCGGGCCTGCCGACCCTCAAGGTCTTCGGACGGGCCAAGGCGCAGGCGGAGTCCATCCGCAAGATCACAGATGACTACCGCCAGGCGACCATGCGCACGCTGCGCATCGCGTTCCTGTCGTCCTTCGCCCTCGAGCTGCTCGCGACCCTGTCGGTGGCTCTGGTCGCCGTGACCATCGGCATGCGGCTGGTCCACGGTGATCTGGACCTGTACACCGGGCTGGTCATTCTGGTCCTGGCGCCCGAGGCGTACCTGCCGCTGCGTCAGGTCGGGGCGCAGTACCACGCGGCGGCGGAAGGACTGGCCGCCGCGGAAGAGATCTTCGAAGTGCTGGAGACCCCGGTCCCCGCATCGGGCGGAACGGCCGCGGTGTCCCCCTCGGGCCTACGGATCGAGCTCGACGGGGTGGCGGTCCGGTACGGGGGACGGGGCGAGGACTCCCCCGGCCCGGTCTCGCTGACCGTCGGAGCGGGCGAATGCGTGGCACTCACCGGGCCCAGCGGAGCGGGCAAGTCCACACTGCTTCAGGTACTCCTCGGGTTCGTCACGCCGAGTGCGGGGCGGGTCCGGATCGATGGCGTGGACCTGGCCGCGCTGTCGCCCGAGCAGTGGCGGGAGCGGATCGCGTGGGTGCCGCAGCGGCCGCACCTGTTCGCCGGGACGATCGCGGAGAACGTCCGGCTGGCCCGGCCCGGTGCGGCCGACGAAGAGGTGACCGCCGCGCTGCGGGATGCCGGGGCGTGGGAGTTCGTACGGGATCTGCCGCGGGGCACGGACACCCTGCTGGGCGAGGGAGGGGTCGGACTGTCCGCCGGGCAGAGGCAGCGGCTGGCACTGGCGCGGGCTTTCCTCGCGGACCGGCCGGTGCTGTTGCTGGACGAGCCGACCGCGGCGCTGGACGGCGAGACCGAGGCCGCCGTGGTGGAGGCCGTACGCAGGCTCGCGGTCGGGCGGACGGTACTGCTGGTGGTGCACCGGCCGGCGCTGCTGGCGGTTGCCGACCGGGTCGTGCGCGTAGGGGCCGGCCCCGTGGGGCTCGCCCCCACCGCACCGCTTCCCGCCAACGGATCGGGCGCCCGGGCGGCAGCGGGGTCGCGCGATCCCGGAGAGTGGATTCTCGGGGGCGCCGCCGAGCGGGCGCGCGGGACGGGCGGGGCCGACACGGGCGGCGGCGATCCGCTCAGGCGGGTGCGCCGGGTGGCCAGGGCCTGGCAGGGGCGGTTCAGGCTCGGGCTGCTGCTCGGGGCACTGGCCGTCGGGTGCAGCGTGGGACTGATGGCCGTCTCCGGGTGGCTGATCTCGCGGGCCTCCGAACAGCCGCCCGTGCTCTACCTGATGGTGGCCGTCACCGCGACGCGGGCATTCGGCATGGGCCGGGCCGTCTTCCGGTACGCGGAGCGGCTCGTGTCCCACGACGCCGTCCTGCGGATGCTCGCCGACCTGCGCGTCTCCGTGTTCCAGCGGCTGGAGCGCATCGCACCCGCCGGGCTGCGCGCACACCGGCGCGGCGATCTGCTGACCCGGCTGGTGGCCGACTCCGACGCCCTGCAGGACTACTGGCTGCGCTGGCTGCTGCCCGTCGGCACCGCGCTGCTCGTCGGCACCGGCTCGGTGGCGTTCATGGCCTGGCTGCTGCCCGGGGCCGGGGCCGTGCTCGCCGTCGGGCTGCTCGCCGCCGGGGTCGGGGTACCGCTGCTCAGCGCGGTCTGCGCCCGCCGTACCGAGCGCCGGCTCGCGCCGGCCCGGGGCGAGCTCGCCACTCGTGTGGCCGATCTGCTCACCGGAACCGCGGAGCTCACCGTCGCCGGAGCGCTGGGCGGGCGGAAGGCCGCCGCGAAGGAGAGCGACCGCACGCTGACCGGGATCGCGGCCCGCGCCGCCGCCGTCACGGGGCTCGGCAGCGGGCTGTCCGCCCTCGTGTGCGGACTGACCGTGGTGTGCGCCGCGGCCGTCGGGGCGGACGCCGTCGCCGGGAGCCGGCTGTCCGGGGTCGCGATGGCCGTGGTGGTACTGACCCCGCTCGCCGCGTTCGAGGCCGTCAGCGGGCTTCCGCAGGCCGTCCAGTACCGCCAGCGGGTCCGCCGCAGTGCGGAGCGCGTCTACGAGGTCATCGACGCGCCCGTGCCGGTCACCGAGCCGGAGCGGCCCGGAGCGCTGCCCGCCTCGCCCTTCCCGCTGCGGCTGGCCGGGCTCGCCGCCCGCCACCCCGGTCAGGAGGACGACGCGCTGAGCGGGTTCGACCTGACCCTGGAGGCCGGCCGCCGGATCGCGGTCGTCGGGCACTCGGGTGCCGGCAAGACCACGCTGGCGCAGGTACTGCTGCGCTTCCTGGACCAGCACGAAGGCTCGTACACCCTGGGCGGGACCGACGCGCGCACCCTCCACGGCGACGATGTGCGCCGGGTCGTGGGCCTGTGCGCCCAGGATGCGCACATCTTCGACAGCTCGGTACGGGAGAACCTGCGCCTGGCTCGTCCCGGGGCGAGTGAGGCCCGGCTGCGGGACGCACTCGCCGCGGCCCGGCTGCTGGAGTGGGCCGAGGGGTTGCCGGACGGGCTGGACACGCTGGTCGGCGAGCACGGCGAGCGGATCTCCGGCGGTCAGCGTCAGCGCCTCGCCCTGGCGCGGGCGTTGCTCGCGGACTTCCCGGTGCTGGTCCTGGACGAGCCGGCCGAGCACCTGGACCTGGCGACGGCCGACGCACTGACCGCGGATCTGCTGGCCGCGACCGAGGGCCGCGCCACCGTACTGATCACGCACCGGCTGGCCGGTCTGGAAGCGGTCGACGAGGTGCTCGTACTGGACCGCGGGACGGTGGTACAGCGCGGTGCCTACGCGGAGCTGGCCGCGGCCCCGGGCCCACTGCGCAGGCTTCTGGAGCGGGAGAGGGAAGCGGACGGGACGGTGGCCGGCTTCGCAGGCTCGACTTTCCTCACTAAAGGGGACTAA
- the cydB gene encoding cytochrome d ubiquinol oxidase subunit II → MQLHDVWFVLIAVLWIGYFFLEGFDFGVGVLTKLLARDRKEKRVLINTIGPVWDGNEVWLLTAGGATFAAFPEWYATLFSGFYLPLLIILICLIIRGVSFEYRHKRPEDKWQTNWEHAIFWTSLIPAFLWGVAFANIVRGVKIDQHKEYVGSFFDLLNVYSILGGLVTLTLFTFHGAVFTSLKTVGDIRDRSRKLALKLGVVTAVLALAFLIWTQVSRGDGWSLIAMAVAVLALVGALGFNFKGREGWAFALSGVTIAAAVAMLFLTLFPNVMPSSLDSAWNLTVTNASSSPYTLKIMTWCAAVATPLVLLYQAWTYWVFRKRIGTQHIADAH, encoded by the coding sequence ATGCAACTCCACGACGTCTGGTTCGTGCTCATCGCCGTCCTGTGGATCGGCTACTTCTTCCTGGAGGGCTTCGACTTCGGAGTCGGCGTACTGACCAAGCTGCTGGCCCGCGACCGCAAGGAGAAGCGGGTCCTGATCAACACGATCGGGCCCGTGTGGGACGGCAACGAGGTCTGGCTCCTCACCGCCGGCGGTGCGACCTTCGCGGCCTTCCCCGAGTGGTACGCCACGCTCTTCTCCGGCTTCTACCTGCCGCTGTTGATCATCCTGATCTGCCTCATCATCCGCGGGGTCTCCTTCGAGTACCGGCACAAGCGGCCCGAGGACAAGTGGCAGACGAACTGGGAACACGCGATCTTCTGGACCTCGCTGATCCCCGCGTTCCTGTGGGGCGTGGCGTTCGCCAACATCGTGCGCGGCGTGAAGATCGACCAGCACAAGGAGTACGTCGGAAGCTTCTTCGACCTGCTCAACGTCTACTCGATCCTCGGTGGCCTGGTCACCCTCACCCTGTTCACCTTCCACGGCGCGGTGTTCACCTCGCTCAAGACGGTCGGTGACATCCGGGACCGCTCGCGCAAGCTGGCCCTGAAGCTCGGGGTGGTGACCGCGGTACTGGCGCTCGCCTTCCTGATCTGGACCCAGGTCTCGCGCGGCGACGGCTGGAGCCTCATCGCGATGGCCGTCGCGGTGCTCGCGCTGGTCGGGGCACTCGGTTTCAACTTCAAGGGCCGGGAGGGCTGGGCGTTCGCCCTGTCGGGGGTCACCATCGCGGCCGCCGTCGCGATGCTCTTCCTGACGCTGTTCCCGAACGTCATGCCCTCCTCGCTGGACTCCGCCTGGAACCTCACGGTCACCAACGCCTCGTCCAGCCCGTACACCCTGAAGATCATGACCTGGTGCGCGGCGGTGGCGACCCCGCTCGTCCTGCTCTACCAGGCGTGGACGTACTGGGTGTTCCGCAAGCGCATCGGCACTCAGCACATCGCCGACGCGCACTGA
- a CDS encoding cytochrome ubiquinol oxidase subunit I, with amino-acid sequence MDLALAPETLARWQFGITTVYHFLFVPLTISLAALVAILQTAWVRSENEKYLKATKFWGKLFLINIAMGVVTGIVQEFQFGMNWSDYSRFVGDIFGAPLAFEALIAFFFESTFIGLWIFGWDKLPKKIHLACIWMVSIGTILSAYFILAANSWMQHPVGYRMNPERGRAELTDFWLVLTQNTALTQFFHTMTAAFLVGGAFMVGIAAFHLARKRHIPVMRTSLRLGLVVMIIAGLGTAISGDLLGKVMFKQQPMKMAAAEALWDGEAPAPFSVFAYGDVEKGHNKVAIEIPGLLSFLANDDFSSFVPGINDVNKAEQEKFGPGDYRPNIPVAYWGFRWMIGFGMASLGVGVLGLWLTRKKFMLPPGLRTNENEVPHLVLFKKALSPKFANLYWIVALWTMGFPLIANSWGWIFTEMGRQPWVVYGVLRTRDAVSPNVTQGEVLTSMIGFTLLYAVLAVIEVKLLVKYVKAGPPELTEADLNPPTKIGGDDKNPDRPMAFSY; translated from the coding sequence GTGGACCTAGCTCTGGCGCCGGAGACCCTGGCTCGATGGCAGTTCGGTATTACCACCGTCTATCACTTCCTCTTCGTTCCCTTGACGATCTCCCTGGCCGCGCTCGTCGCGATCCTGCAGACCGCCTGGGTGCGTTCGGAGAACGAGAAGTACCTCAAGGCCACGAAGTTCTGGGGCAAGCTCTTCCTGATCAACATCGCGATGGGTGTCGTCACCGGCATCGTCCAGGAGTTCCAGTTCGGCATGAACTGGTCCGACTACTCGCGGTTCGTCGGTGACATCTTCGGAGCCCCGCTCGCCTTCGAGGCGCTCATCGCCTTCTTCTTCGAGTCCACCTTCATCGGGCTGTGGATCTTCGGCTGGGACAAGCTGCCGAAGAAGATCCACCTGGCCTGCATATGGATGGTCTCGATCGGCACCATCCTGTCCGCGTACTTCATCCTCGCGGCGAACTCCTGGATGCAGCACCCGGTCGGCTACCGGATGAACCCGGAGCGCGGAAGGGCCGAGCTCACCGATTTCTGGCTGGTGCTCACCCAGAACACCGCGCTGACCCAGTTCTTCCACACCATGACGGCTGCCTTCCTGGTCGGCGGCGCGTTCATGGTCGGCATCGCGGCCTTCCACCTCGCCCGCAAGCGGCACATCCCCGTCATGCGGACCTCGCTGCGGCTCGGCCTGGTAGTCATGATCATCGCCGGGCTGGGAACCGCGATCAGCGGGGACCTCCTCGGCAAGGTGATGTTCAAGCAGCAGCCGATGAAGATGGCCGCAGCCGAGGCGCTCTGGGACGGCGAGGCGCCGGCCCCCTTCTCCGTCTTCGCCTACGGAGACGTCGAGAAGGGCCACAACAAGGTGGCCATAGAGATCCCGGGACTGCTGTCCTTCCTGGCGAACGACGATTTCTCCTCCTTCGTCCCGGGCATCAACGACGTCAACAAGGCCGAGCAGGAGAAGTTCGGCCCCGGTGACTACCGGCCCAACATCCCGGTCGCCTACTGGGGCTTCCGCTGGATGATCGGCTTCGGCATGGCCTCGCTCGGCGTGGGCGTGCTCGGCCTGTGGCTCACCCGCAAGAAGTTCATGCTGCCGCCGGGACTGCGTACGAACGAGAACGAGGTCCCGCACCTGGTCCTCTTCAAGAAGGCGTTGAGCCCGAAGTTCGCCAACCTGTACTGGATCGTCGCGCTCTGGACGATGGGCTTCCCGCTCATCGCCAACTCCTGGGGCTGGATCTTCACCGAGATGGGCCGCCAGCCATGGGTGGTCTACGGCGTCCTGCGCACGAGGGACGCGGTCTCGCCGAATGTCACCCAGGGCGAGGTGCTCACCTCGATGATCGGCTTCACGCTGCTCTACGCCGTGCTCGCCGTGATCGAAGTCAAGCTCCTCGTGAAGTACGTCAAGGCCGGCCCGCCCGAGCTCACCGAGGCCGACCTCAACCCGCCCACCAAGATCGGCGGGGACGACAAGAACCCCGACCGGCCGATGGCCTTCTCGTACTGA